One Amaranthus tricolor cultivar Red isolate AtriRed21 chromosome 1, ASM2621246v1, whole genome shotgun sequence DNA window includes the following coding sequences:
- the LOC130825108 gene encoding mitogen-activated protein kinase homolog MMK1-like, protein MDASAPQPSDTDMMDAGIPPPENPPPANDHSQIPQQQQISIPATFSHGGRFIQYNIFGNVFEVTAKYKPPIMPIGKGAYGIVCSALNSETNEHVAIKKIANAFDNKVDAKRTLREIKLLRHMDHENVVAIRDIIPPPRREVFNDVYIAYELMDTDLHQIIRSNQGLSEEHCQYFLYQILRGLKYIHSANVLHRDLKPSNLLLNANCDLKICDFGLARVTSETDFMTEYVVTRWYRAPELLLNSSDYTAAIDVWSVGCIFMELMDRKPLFPGRDHVHQLRLLMELIGTPSEHELGFLNENAKRYIRQLPQYQKQSLAEKFPRVHPAAIDLVEKMLTFDPRQRITVEDALAHPYLNSLHDISDEPVCMTPFSFDFEQHALSEEQMRELIYREALAFNPEFHQA, encoded by the exons ATGGATGCCTCAGCTCCTCAACCTTCCGATACTGATATGATGGATGCTGGTATTCCTCCACCGGAAAATCCACCTCCGGCAAACGATCATTCACAAATTCCACAACAGCAGCAGATAAGTATTCCGGCTACTTTTAGCCATGGTGGAAGGTTTATTCAATACAACATTTTTGGCAACGTTTTTGAGGTTACTGCCAAGTATAAACCTCCTATTATGCCTATTGGCAAAGGCGCTTATGGCATCGTCTG TTCTGCTTTGAATTCGGAGACTAATGAGCATGTTGCGATCAAGAAGATTGCGAATGCTTTTGATAATAAAGTTGATGCTAAGAGGACTTTGCGTGAGATCAAGCTTCTTAGGCATATGGATCATGAAAAC GTTGTTGCGATAAGAGATATCATACCACCTCCTCGAAGGGAAGTATTTAATGATGTATATATTGCATATGAACTGATGGACACTGATCTTCATCAGATAATTCGTTCTAACCAAGGGTTGTCTGAAGAACATTGTCAG TATTTCCTCTACCAGATACTTCGGGGACTGAAGTACATTCATTCTGCCAATGTTCTTCACAGGGATTTGAAGCCTAGCAATCTCTTGCTTAATGCCAACTGTGACttaaaaatttgtgattttgGACTAGCTCGTGTGACATCAGAGACAGATTTTATGACTGAATATGTTGTGACAAGATGGTATCGAGCACCAGAATTATTATTGAATTCTTCAGATTATACTGCTGCTATTGATGTATGGTCAGTAGGTTGTATATTTATGGAGCTGATGGATCGCAAGCCTCTATTTCCAGGCAGAGATCATGTGCACCAGCTACGCCTGCTTATGGAG CTGATAGGCACTCCTTCAGAACATGAGCTTGGATTTCTCAATGAAAATGCCAAGAGATATATTCGTCAGCTTCCTCAGTATCAAAAACAGTCTTTAGCTGAGAAATTTCCACGTGTACATCCAGCAGCTATTGATCTTGTTGAAAAAATGCTCACATTTGATCCTCGACAGAGAATTACAG TTGAAGATGCCCTAGCACATCCTTACCTGAACTCGCTGCACGACATCAGCGACGAGCCAGTATGCATGACCCCATTTAGCTTTGACTTCGAGCAACATGCTTTGTCTGAAGAGCAGATGAGGGAATTGATCTATCGTGAGGCTCTTGCATTCAATCCTGAATTTCATCAGGCGTGA
- the LOC130806887 gene encoding uncharacterized protein LOC130806887 produces the protein MVIGWLIASLDRMTAKSIMYYTTAKDIWCNLEERFGKTSSSQLYSIKEELFNATQKSAKRVNKEKEDHCLLHFLMKANEQYAQIRSTILMMTELPNPTLAYRMLLQEQTHKELSHPNLVLTNSVAFFSDKKGFIKNGYPNGHHRPSASGQNLTSRRYSTLFCDYCKTNGHTKDKCFKLHGYL, from the exons ATGGTTATTGGTTGGCTAATTGCCTCCTTGGACAGAATGACTGCTAAGAGCATCATGTATTACACAACGGCTAAAGACATTTGGTGCAATCTTGAAGAACGATTTGGAAAGACTAGTTCTTCCCAATTATATTCTATTAAAGAGGAATTATTCAATGCCACACAAAAATCCG CAAAAAGagttaataaagaaaaagaagaccATTGCCTGTTACATTTCTTGATGAAAGCAAATGAGCAGTATGCTCAAATTCGATCCACAATTCTTATGATGACAGAATTACCAAATCCTACCCTTGCATATCGTATGTTACTCCAAGAACAAACCCACAAAGAACTTAGTCATCCTAACCTTGTTCTCACTAATAGTGTTGCTTTCTTTTCTGATAAAAAAGGATTTATCAAGAATGGGTATCCTAATGGCCATCATAGGCCTTCTGCCTCTGGACAAAATCTTACATCGAGGAGATATAGTACTTTGTTTTGTGATTACTGCAAAACTAATGGCCACACCAAGGACAAATGCTTTAAGCTACATGGTTACCTATAA
- the LOC130825840 gene encoding organelle RRM domain-containing protein 1, chloroplastic isoform X1, with translation MELLHSPAALQLSSRHLQHFLYHRKPHFQSYLCNSIISTNSFGPKKPKLSITQQNSIDPLDISLLFPHNFTLYNTSSLSRITPSISSSTVPPLSFSASNITENVHWMVIIDKPPQGIQTKTEIINYYVSILVKTFGSEMDAQSCIYHASCSTHFGFCCIIGEETARFIAGLPGVLSVKPDPDIESVNKDYDVHNNHIDSMSNSLNHNALLFPKGSKYWLVRIEPLSRRVVSKADAVDYYVKLLTKVLGNETDAQMCLYHVSWQSNFGFCCVLDDESMEELVSVPGVLSVQTDEHFESENKDYGGHRLQSSTSDFAQANDISKTKLFITGLSFYTSEKTLRAAFEPFGELVEVKIIMDKISKRSKGYAFVEYSNEDAATKALHEMNGKIINGWMIVVDRAKRTPRRIRERAR, from the exons ATGGAACTCCTTCACTCACCTGCAGCACTCCAATTAAGCAGCAGACATTTACAGCACTTTCTTTATCACCGAAAACCACATTTCCAATCCTACCTTTGCAATTCTATCATTTCTACCAATTCATTTGGACCCAAAAAACCAAAATTGTCAATAACCCAGCAAAATTCAATTGACCCATTAGATATCTCTCTGTTATTTCCTCATAATTTCACGTTGTACAATACATCTTCATTGTCAAGGATTACCCCTTCTATTTCATCATCAACAGTTCCACCCTTGAGTTTTAGCGCATCAAATATCACTGAAAATGTTCATTGGATGGTCATAATTGATAAACCTCCTCAAGGGATTCAAACTAAAACTGAAATCATCAATTATTATGTCAGTATTTTGGTAAAAACATTTGGGAG TGAAATGGATGCACAAAGTTGCATATATCACGCATCCTGTAGTACCCATTTCGGATTCTGCTGCATAATTGGTGAAGAAACTGCTcgttttattgctg GTCTGCCTGGAGTGCTATCTGTTAAGCCTGACCCTGATATAGAATCTGTTAATAAGGATTATGATGTACACAACAATCACATAGATTCTATGTCAAATTCACTGAATCACAATGCATTGCTGTTCCCAAAGGGTTCAAAGTACTGGCTTGTACGCATCGAACCACTGTCTAGGAGAGTTGTATCAAAGGCAGATGCTGTAGACTACTATGTCAAGTTACTGACCAAAGTTTTGGGGAA TGAGACGGACGCGCAGATGTGTCTGTATCATGTATCATGGCAATCTAATTTTGGGTTTTGCTGTGTTCTTGATGATGAATCCATGGAAGAACTAGTTT CTGTACCTGGAGTTTTGTCTGTTCAAACAGATGAGCATTTTGAGTCAGAAAATAAGGATTATGGAG GTCATAGATTACAATCCAGTACTTCAGATTTTGCTCAAGCAAACGACATAAGCAAAACTAAGCTTTTTATAACAG GTCTCTCATTCTACACATCCGAAAAGACTTTACGTGCAGCCTTCGAACCCTTTGGTGAACTAGTTGAAG TTAAGATCATCATGGATAAGATATCAAAACGGTCCAAAGGATATGCTTTTGTTGAATACTCTAATGAGGATGCTGCTACTAAGGCTCTCCATGAAATGAACGGAAAA ATTATTAATGGGTGGATGATCGTTGTCGATAGAGCAAAGAGGACGCCACGACGTATCAGGGAACGTGCGAGATAG
- the LOC130825840 gene encoding organelle RRM domain-containing protein 1, chloroplastic isoform X2, which yields MELLHSPAALQLSSRHLQHFLYHRKPHFQSYLCNSIISTNSFGPKKPKLSITQQNSIDPLDISLLFPHNFTLYNTSSLSRITPSISSSTVPPLSFSASNITENVHWMVIIDKPPQGIQTKTEIINYYVSILVKTFGSEMDAQSCIYHASCSTHFGFCCIIGEETARFIAGLPGVLSVKPDPDIESVNKDYDVHNNHIDSMSNSLNHNALLFPKGSKYWLVRIEPLSRRVVSKADAVDYYVKLLTKVLGNETDAQMCLYHVSWQSNFGFCCVLDDESMEELVSVPGVLSVQTDEHFESENKDYGGHRLQSSTSDFAQANDISKTKLFITGLSFYTSEKTLRAAFEPFGELVEDY from the exons ATGGAACTCCTTCACTCACCTGCAGCACTCCAATTAAGCAGCAGACATTTACAGCACTTTCTTTATCACCGAAAACCACATTTCCAATCCTACCTTTGCAATTCTATCATTTCTACCAATTCATTTGGACCCAAAAAACCAAAATTGTCAATAACCCAGCAAAATTCAATTGACCCATTAGATATCTCTCTGTTATTTCCTCATAATTTCACGTTGTACAATACATCTTCATTGTCAAGGATTACCCCTTCTATTTCATCATCAACAGTTCCACCCTTGAGTTTTAGCGCATCAAATATCACTGAAAATGTTCATTGGATGGTCATAATTGATAAACCTCCTCAAGGGATTCAAACTAAAACTGAAATCATCAATTATTATGTCAGTATTTTGGTAAAAACATTTGGGAG TGAAATGGATGCACAAAGTTGCATATATCACGCATCCTGTAGTACCCATTTCGGATTCTGCTGCATAATTGGTGAAGAAACTGCTcgttttattgctg GTCTGCCTGGAGTGCTATCTGTTAAGCCTGACCCTGATATAGAATCTGTTAATAAGGATTATGATGTACACAACAATCACATAGATTCTATGTCAAATTCACTGAATCACAATGCATTGCTGTTCCCAAAGGGTTCAAAGTACTGGCTTGTACGCATCGAACCACTGTCTAGGAGAGTTGTATCAAAGGCAGATGCTGTAGACTACTATGTCAAGTTACTGACCAAAGTTTTGGGGAA TGAGACGGACGCGCAGATGTGTCTGTATCATGTATCATGGCAATCTAATTTTGGGTTTTGCTGTGTTCTTGATGATGAATCCATGGAAGAACTAGTTT CTGTACCTGGAGTTTTGTCTGTTCAAACAGATGAGCATTTTGAGTCAGAAAATAAGGATTATGGAG GTCATAGATTACAATCCAGTACTTCAGATTTTGCTCAAGCAAACGACATAAGCAAAACTAAGCTTTTTATAACAG GTCTCTCATTCTACACATCCGAAAAGACTTTACGTGCAGCCTTCGAACCCTTTGGTGAACTAGTTGAAG ATTATTAA